A genomic segment from Aegilops tauschii subsp. strangulata cultivar AL8/78 chromosome 1, Aet v6.0, whole genome shotgun sequence encodes:
- the LOC109743513 gene encoding probable glutathione S-transferase GSTU6, protein MAGGGSDEVKLLGMWASPFVLRVKLALSLKGVGYEYVEEDLKSKSELLLKSNPVLQKVPVLIHDGKPICESSVILQYIDEAFAGVGSSLLPEEPHGRAVARFWAAYIDGTLVKASSEASMAKTEEEKAEGKKQVAAAVETLEGALRDCSNGKPFFGGDTAGYVDVMLGGLLAWVHAADKMKGVKTFDPTTTPLLAAWADNFGSLDAVEAVMPDVSKLVEFAMAMHARAAAAAAGATN, encoded by the exons ATGGCCGGAGGAGGAAGCGACGAAGTGAAGCTGCTGGGCATGTGGGCGAGCCCGTTCGTCCTTCGAGTCAAGCTCGCGCTCAGCCTCAAGGGCGTCGGCTACGAGTATGTCGAAGAGGACCTCAAGAGCAAGAGCGAGCTGCTCCTCAAGTCCAACCCCGTGCTCCAGAAGGTGCCGGTGCTGATCCACGACGGCAAGCCCATCTGCGAGTCGTCGGTCATCCTGCAATACATCGACGAGGCTTTCGCCGGCGTCGGCTCCTCGCTCCTCCCGGAGGAACCCCACGGCCGCGCCGTTGCTCGCTTCTGGGCCGCTTACATCGACGGCACG CTCGTGAAAGCGTCGTCCGAGGCGTCCATGGCCAAGACGGAGGAGGAGAAGGCCGAGGGGAAGAAGCAGGTGGCCGCCGCGGTGGAGACCTTGGAGGGGGCCCTGAGGGACTGCTCTAACGGGAAACCCTTCTTCGGGGGCGACACCGCGGGGTACGTGGACGTGATGCTCGGCGGCCTCCTCGCATGGGTGCACGCGGCCGATAAGATGAAGGGCGTTAAGACCTTCGACCCCACCACGACTCCGCTCTTGGCTGCGTGGGCGGACAACTTTGGATCGTTGGACGCGGTGGAGGCGGTCATGCCGGACGTGAGCAAGCTGGTCGAGTTTGCCATGGCGATGCACGCTCGCGCCGCAGCCGCCGCAGCCGGCGCTACAAACTAA